In Humulus lupulus chromosome 7, drHumLupu1.1, whole genome shotgun sequence, the following are encoded in one genomic region:
- the LOC133791714 gene encoding uncharacterized protein LOC133791714 codes for MDSNQLIADKDAQKTSKGAQLAVKGDPKSGMTASAAAVKEASYSMTGNEKPWSTPKKVGGSFLETKLNSNKVEEMMKDIFLGWNWYNSQVVEGRILLVWKQDIVQVTITQEMDQLINCEVKIKGVKHTAYLSFVPWLVVGDFNAVFEFDDRIGGRMVTALEVEDSRQWRAKALLNELRSSGSFFTWSNKQKEGSRIFSKLDRVLINELWLDIFPDSEARINWDTISDHCYCLIKIVQYQDSEIRPFRYYNMWASHKDFRSIVLNIWSKPTGGYGLQKIIQKLRRLKPVLTQFNKKQVGDVVQNYVAAKQKYELAQFLLQQSPSSSLLQQEEIEAAIEYDRISKSYESFLRQKSKINWLGFGDENTAYFHDVKRALFSIPSIKSPGPDGFGSGFYKALWKDIGEDNSEAILMFFERGVILAELNGTILSLIPKVDSPTKATDYRLIACCNTLYKCISKMICFRLAKVLPVIIHQNQGAFIKNRQLPHNILILQDILCGYTRKNISPQCVLKIDLSKAYDFIDWVFIKDILTAFCFPGRFIQWIMTSLAGTSYTLMFNGRLQGSFEGRKGLRQGNPISPLLFVLAMEYLTRLLKQASHHREFRFHPMCKHLQLVNLCFADDLILFCKGNFRSVQILFEGFSNFCHCSGLAANLSKSQIFFGGVAAEVKNDILKFVALGEGNFPMKYLGVSLRPTRWLVADCGEIIKKIQTRLHVWANRHLSFAGRTQLIFFVLLGICNYWMNIFMLPYSVIQEIDRLCRNFLRGAKNNRSKFHCSSWSQVCLPKVLGGLGFKEGSNWNKVLLAKYLWALSSKQDMLWVKWIDGVYLKGNSFWSYQLKPDVSWYWRKLCYLRETFTEMDLEATAAHGNLKVKSLYSSMLQRDSVGFAKAVWCSLSVPKHHFILWQSVLGHLLTRDNLVRCQIEVSSKICPVWELLKHWLGPGIWPNQWDNWKQWLEGKPKNMMHRI; via the exons ATGGATTCTAATCAATTGATTGCTGATAAGGATGCTCAGAAAACTAGTAAGGGAGCACAGTTGGCTGTTAAGGGTGACCCGAAGTCTGGTATGACAGCATCAGCTGCAGCAGTAAAAGAAGCAAGTTATTCAATGACAGGGAATGAGAAACCTTGGTCTACTCCTAAAAAAGTGGGAG GCTCATTTCTTGAAACTAAACTAAATAGTAATAAGGTTGAGGAAATGATGAAGGATATTTTCTTGGGTTGGAATTGGTACAACAGCCAGGTAGTGGAAGGTAGAATTTTGTTGGTTTGGAAACAAGATATAGTTCAAGTTACTATTACTCAAGAGATGGACCAGCTAATCAATTGTGAAGTGAAGATCAAGGGTGTTAAACACACAGCTTATCTGTCTTTTGT GCCTTGGTTGGTTGTTGGGGACTTCAATGCAGTTTTTGAATTTGATGATCGTATTGGAGGTAGAATGGTAACTGCTTTGGAAGTAGAGGATAGTCGACAATGGAGGGCTAAAGCATTGTTGAATGAATTAAGATCTAGTGGCTCTTTCTTTACTTGGTCTAACAAACAAAAAGAAGGTTCAAGAATCTTCTCTAAGTTGGACAGAGTTCTTATTAATGAACTGTGGCTTGATATCTTTCCTGATTCAGAGGCTCGGATTAACTGGGATACAATATCTGATCATTGTTATTGTCTCATCAAAATAGTTCAGTATCAGGATTCAGAGATTAGGCCATTCAGATACTACAATATGTGGGCTTCTCATAAGGACTTTCGGAGTATTGTCTTGAATATCTGGTCTAAACCAACTGGTGGTTATGGTTTGCAGAAGATCATTCAGAAATTAAGGAGACTTAAACCTGTCTTAACTCAATTCAACAAGAAGCAAGTTGGTGATGTTGTCCAAAATTATGTTGCAGCTAAACAGAAGTATGAGTTGGCCCAATTCTTGTTGCAGCAGTCTCCTTCTTCGAGTTTGTTACAGCAGGAAGAGATTGAGGCAGCTATTGAGTATGATAGAATTTCTAAATCGTATGAGAGTTTCCTGAGgcaaaaaagtaaaattaattggCTTGGATTTGGTGATGAGAACACAGCTTATTTCcat GATGTTAAGAGAGCTTTATTCAGTATCCCCTCCATCAAAAGTCCTGGCCCAGATGGTTTTGGCTCAGGTTTCTATAAAGCCCTCTGGAAAGATATAGGGGAAGACAATTCTGAGGCTATTTTGATGTTCTTTGAGCGTGGAGTGATTCTTGCTGAGTTGAATGGGACAATCTTATCTCTTATTCCTAAGGTTGATTCTCCCACTAAAGCCACCGATTATAGACTTATTGCCTGCtgcaacactctctataaatgtATTTCCAAGATGATTTGTTTCCGATTGGCTAAGGTTCTCCCTGTGATTATTCATCAAAATCAAGGAGCTTTTATAAAGAATAGACAGCTTCCTCATAATATTTTAATTCTTCAAGACATTCTCTGTGGCTATACAAGGAAGAATATTTCTCCCCAATGTGTGCTAAAAATTGATCTCAGTAAGGCGTATGATTTTATTGATTGGGTCTTTATAAAGGATATCTTGACAGCTTTTTGTTTCCCTGGAAGGTTTATTCAATGGATAATGACTAGCTTGGCGGGTACTTCTTATACTCTTATGTTCAATGGGAGATTACAAGGAAGTTTTGAAGGGAGGAAAGGATTAAGACAAGGAAACCCTATCTCTCCTTTGCTTTTTGTGCTGGCTATGGAATATCTCACAAGACTTCTAAAGCAAGCTTCTCATCACAGAGAGTTTAGATTTCATCCCATGTGTAAGCATTTACAACTTGTTAATTTGTGTTTTGCAGATGATTTGATTCTGTTTTGTAAGGGAAATTTTAGATCTGTTCAGATTTTATTTGAAGGATTTTCGAACTTTTGCCATTGCTCTGGTCTAGCTGCTAATTTGAGTAAATCTCAAATTTTCTTTGGGGGCGTGGCAGCTGAGGTTAAGAATGATATTCTTAAGTTTGTTGCTCTTGGAGAGGGGAATTTTCCTATGAAGTATCTGGGGGTTTCTCTGAGGCCCACGAGATGGTTGGTTGCTGATTGTGGTGAGATAATCAAGAAAATCCAGACTAGGCTCCATGTTTGGGCGAATAGACATTTATCTTTTGCAGGGAGAACTCAgctgattttttttgttttgcttgGAATTTGCAATTATTGGATGAATATTTTTATGCTTCCCTATAGTGTCATTCAAGAAATTGACAGGTTGTGTCGCAACTTCCTTCGGGGAGCCAAAAACAATCGCAGCAAGTTCCATTGTTCCTCTTGGTCTCAGGTTTGCCTTCCTAAAGTTTTGGGTGGCTTGGGTTTTAAGGAGGGTTCTAATTGGAATAAAGTTCTTTTGGCTAAATATCTTTGGGCTTTGTCTTCTAAACAAGACATGTTATGGGTGAAATGGATTGATGGAGTCTATCTAAAAGGAAATTCTTTCTGGTCTTATCAGCTGAAACCAGATGTTAGTTGGTATTGGCGTAAATTGTGCTACTTGAGAGAGACCTTTACTGAAATGGATTTGGAGGCAACGGCTGCTCATGGTAATCTGAAAGTGAAGTCCCTGTATAGTAGCATGCTTCAGAGGGATTCAGTTGGGTTTGCTAAGGCAGTGTGGTGTAGTCTTTCTGTGCCCAAGCATCATTTTATTCTTTGGCAATCAGTTCTTGGCCATTTACTGACTAGGGATAATCTGGTTCGGTGCCAAATTGAAGTTAGCTCTAAGATCTGTCCG GTTTGGGAGCTGCTTAAGCATTGGTTAGGTCCTGGTATTTGGCCGAATCAATGGGACAATTGGAAGCAGTGGTTAGAAGGGAAGCCTAAAAATATGATGCATCGAATTTAG